ACTTCCCCGCCTATCGGGATTTCATGGCGTCACCGCGCTCCACCGGCGTCGGCGGCCCCTATGACCTGCCGTCGACATGGGGTGTATTTTGCCACGATCTGGCCAACTGGCACTTCTTCGGCCATGGCGCCTTGATGATCGACCTTGGCGAGACGGGTGAATGTATCGGCCAGATCGGCATCAATCACGGCCCGCTCTTTCCCGAAAAGGAACTCGGCTGGCTGCTTTACGAGGGTCACGAAGGCCGGGGTTATGCAGCAGAAGCCGCAGTTGCACTGCGCGACTGGGCTTTCGAGACCCTGAACCTGCCGACACTGGTCAGCTACGTCTCGCCGCAGAATCGAAAATCGGCGGCCGTCGCCGAACGAATCGGCGGCACTCTCGATCCCTTGGCGCCACGCTCCGACCCCGAGGACCTCGTTTATCGTTATCATCAGGTCAAGACCGCCTGAAAGTCGTAAGGTTTCGGGGCCGCCACAGCCCCGAAGCGCTTCAAAAATCTTAACGCATTTCCGCTTTCAGGAAGCCGAGGATTGCATCGGCAATCTCTGCATGAAGGGCAGCACGGTCCCTGCCGCCGCCATTACGGCAGACGAACCCCTCGCCCGGCGAAAGCTCCTCCACGATTTTTTCGCCGTTCGGCTTGCAGATCTGCATGAAGCTGAAATGGCTGGCATCCGGTATTTCCCGGTACACCCGCGTCGCCTTGGGCAAATACCCGGCAATATATTTCGAATCTGCCTTGATGGCGGCGATCTCCGGGGTCTCCACGCCTGCGGCCAGAACTAGAACCGGCACCTTCACCTGCTCCAGCGTCTCCGGCAGAAAACCGGCAGCCGGGCCGAGATCCAGCGCAATCACGGCGCGGATGCGGGCATCGCGCCAATCCATCGAAAGACGCGGATCGGCCTTACCGCCACCGACAATGCCGACCTTGCCCAGCAATCGCGGCGCCTTGCATTGCGGCGGCAGCTTCTCCGTGTTGCAATCCTTCAGGGCAAGATCGGCACTGTATCGGGCGCCTGCCAGCTCCATCGCGGTCCAGCCGCCGAGAGAATGGCCGATCACGGCGATTCGCTGGCTATCGATCCTGCCCGCAAGATCATCACGATCAAGCAATGCCGTCAGCGTTCGGCTGATGTCGCGCGGTCGCTCCCATAACGGAACGATCTCGGTCGCATTGGCCTCGGTAAATGATTCGCCGTTATGGTCAGGGGCAGCCACCACATAGCCCTGCTGCACAAGCACGCCGGCAATCCAGTTGAGATTACGCCAGCTTCCGCCGAAACCGTGCGATATCAGGACAACAGGGTGAGATCCCGCGAGGAATGGCGCAGCGGGCTGCACTTCAAGGCCATAAATGGCCGCGTTTTCTCCCACGGTCTCGGTTTTGCCCGAGGACGCGGCCGGATACCACAGGGATATGGTGAGCGCATGCCCGCCGGCATCAACAGGCAATTCCGTCTGTTTGAAACCGATGGCGCCGTCCGCCATCGCGGCACGAAGGGTGGAAAGGACGACGATTGCCGTCAGAAGAAAGAGACGCATGAGAGGCTCCAGGAGTTGACATGGCCAACCCTTGCCTCAAACCGCGATCTGCCGAGACCTTGAACAGGTTTCAGCACGTTCTGAAACCTGTTCAAGGTCTCACCCTGCCGCCCTATTTCCCCCTCACCCGCTCGAAAAGCCGGACGGGATTGTTGCGGAACATCATCTCGCGAAACGGATGAAAGCCGAATCGGGTCGCGATCGCCAGCGACGGCGTGTTCAGCGCATCGATCATGCAGACGGTCCGCTGCGACGTTCCGCTCTCGTCGAACCAGCGCGTCGCGGCCTCAACCGCTTCGGTTGCGACACCCCTGCCCGTCAGTTGTCCGTCGATCTTCCACATTGCCTCGGGCACCCCGTCGAAATCGGCACCGTTGCCGCGGCGCATATGGGCAAAGCCCACCTCGCCGACGATGCGCCCCGTGGCGAGCTCTTCCACCACGAAGGGACCGAAACCGAAGACGGACCAATGGCCGATGAAACGCAACAGGCGCGCGAAGGCGAGTTCCGGGTCCAGCGGGGCAATCGACGTGACCCCTTCGATCGGCCGGACAGCCGCCGCCCAGAAGGCGCAATAAAGCGCTTCGTCCGAAATGGCATGCGGCCGCAGGACAAGGCGGGCGGTTGCCAGACGCGTCATGAACATGCTCCCAAAACAAAGAAGACCGGCGCGTCGGTGGACGCGATCCGGCCTCTCACAAATTCACATCGGCAACTTCATCGTCACTCGGCAACCGTCTTTGCGGTAAAGACGATGCGGTCGTCATGCACCTTGTATTCCACGGTCATATTGGCCTCTTCGGCCAGCAGCAGCGTGTAATAGGGCTGCACGGAGTGGGCATCGACCGCCTCTTCCAGCCGGCCTTCGTAAATTTCCACGAATTTGGCCGGAACGCGCATCATCCGGCCCTTGACGGCGATTTCGAACCTGGCGTCGCCCTCAGGGTTTTCGAGGAGCACATCCACATTGCCGCCGCGCGGGATGGCGCCATAAGCGACTAGGAAAAGGTTGAGCAGAAGTTTGACACGATTTTTCGGAACGATGGCGCGCGGCCCGCTCCAGCTCACTTCCGCTTTCTTTTCGGCGGCGGCGAAATCCTGGGCGGCCTTTTCGGCCTCGCCGGTGTCGATCGAAGCACCGGCCGAGCCGGAAGCGCCGAAGGCAAGGCGGGCGAACTTAAGCCGCACGGATGCGTTAAGCGCTGACGTGCGGATGAGATCAAGCGCGTCGTCATCCGTGCCGCCCTCGTCCAGAAGTTCGAGGCCGTTATTGATGGCGCCGACAGGAGAAATCACATCATGGCACACACGGCTGCACAGAAGAGCCGCCAGATCGGGACCGGACAGCGTGATATTGAGTTTGCTCGTCATAAAATTCTCTCCTGCGCAAGGGAGGCGCGGACGGTGTGGAAATTGTTAAGCCATAATGACACCATATTTGGTAAACCGATTGTTAATAGGATGGTTTCAAAATGCCAAATGCCTTAACAGGCCACACTGGAGCCCCGTGTATCTGTCAGGATGCACGAAACATGCTGTAGAACTTTGACTCTACGCATCGGCCCCGCGAAAATCGATTCGGTTTTTCGGGCTGATGCGTTAACGAAACAGACGGACGGACATGACGATGCGCCTTACGAAAACCCGCACCATTGCACGCCTCGGACTGGGAAAGATTGTCGCGCTCCTTGCGAGCCTGTTGATGTGGGTCACCCCGGCCTTTGCCCAGACCAGCGATCAATATTCTATCCAGGAAGTCGTGGATGCAGGCCACGGATTCTTCGGTGAAACCACCGGCGGCCTCGCCAAGGTGGTGGAGCGCGCCTTCCAGCAATATGGTCTTCCGAACGGTTATATTCTCGGCCAGGAAGGTTCCGGCGCCTTCGTTGCCGGCCTCACCTATGGTGAAGGCACGCTTTACACCAAGAATGCCGGCCAGCACCCCGTCTTCTGGCAGGGCCCGTCGCTCGGCCTCGATTATGGCGGTCAGGGCACCCGCGCCATGATGCTGGTGTACAACCTGCCCTCGGTCGACGCGCTTTATCGCCGTTACGGCGGCGTCAGCGGCTCCGCCTTCATCGTCGCCGGCGTCGGCATGACCTATCTGAAAAGCAGCGATGTGACGCTCGCCCCCATCCGCACCGGCATCGGCGCGCGCCTCGGCATCAATGTCGGTTATCTGAAACTTACCCAGCAGCCAACCTGGAACCCCTTCTGATAAGACAAGACGGTCGCGGCTTGTTCTTCTCTCCATGGGGGCGAAGGTAGCCCGAAGGGTCGGATGAGGGGGGCAAGGTTGCCGAATATCTCTACCCTCGCCCCCCTTCATCCCGTTGTCGCGGACTTTTCCCCGACGGGGAGAAGAAACACGCGGCGCCCTCACCGCTCTTTGTAATTGCCGGGTGAAACCCCTCCCCACGGTTGCAATAATAGCGTAACGTGCTTTCGCGCCCCTCTTTCCGAATGCGCGCGTATCTGAGTTTCGGAGACTGTCCCGCGTGATCGAATATGCCATTCTCTTCGGATTGGGTTTTCTCACCGCAACCCTGCTGGCCCTGTTGATCGCACCCGCGATCCACCGCCGCATCGTCGCCTATACGGAAAACCGCATCCGCGCGACGATGCCCATCAGCCCACAGGAAGTGCGTGCCCAGAAGGACATGGCGCGCGCGCTTTACGCCGCCGAAAACGCCAAGGTCCGCCAGGAACTGGATACCGAGCGGGAAAAAAACACCTCGCTGCGCCTCGCCAACGAGGCAGCGTCCAGCGACGCCTATCGCCTCGGCGAACAGAACCGCAGCTTCTCCCTGAAGATCGAGGAACTGACGCTGGAGATCGGCGAATTGCGCGCCGCCCTCGATGCCAGCGAAGAACGCGCCGGCACCATTGCGGCCAATCTCCTGCAGCAGGAACAGGCCGCCAACGAGCGTGCCAGCCAGATGTCCGATCTCACCGCCCGCCTCACCAATCTGACGCGCGAGCTGGATGATTCGAAAATTACCGCCGCCACCCGCGATCTGGAGGCCGAGCAGGCGAAACAGACTGCCTCCCGTTTCCGCAAGGAGGGCGAGACCGCGACCCGCGAATTGCAGGATGTCGCCGCCCGCAACAAAGAGGCCATGACGGCGGTTGCGCGCGAAAGCCGCAAGGTGACCCGGCTGGAGGAACAGCTCGCCACGCTGATGGCGAAAAATGCCGATCTCGACACGATGCTGACCCTGCGCAACCAGGACGTCGCCCGCCTGAGGGAGCAGCTTGCCGCAACCGGCGGCCGCAGCAACGACATGATCATTCGCCTGCCGAACCCTGCCGTGCCGGTGGAAAAAGCGGTTAATCCGCCGCAACCGGCAGCGCCCGCCCCAGCCGCCGCGCTTGATACAGCACCGGTTGTCGAAGACGAGGTCACAGAGGCGATGGCCGCCGAAGACACCGTAGTCTCCCCCGTGGTTGAGCGAGCGGCACCGGCGAAGGAAGGTCTGGAACAGGAAATCGAGGATATCCGCAATCAGGGTACGGCGCTCACCGAACGCCTGCTGAATGTGCGCGGCACAAGCAATGACGAACCCATCCGCCGCGAAATCGCAAGGATCGCCGCCGAGATGATCGCGCTGACGGCAGCGCGGGAGGGTGAGAGGTCGCCTATTCCGGGGTTGCTGGCCAGGGCGTCGGTTTCGTCAGAGCGGGAGAGCCTTGCGACGCGGGCTAAGGTGGTGATGGAGAAGCGGA
This window of the Agrobacterium fabrum str. C58 genome carries:
- a CDS encoding GNAT family N-acetyltransferase, which encodes MNHSIPTLRTERLTLRPLAMADFPAYRDFMASPRSTGVGGPYDLPSTWGVFCHDLANWHFFGHGALMIDLGETGECIGQIGINHGPLFPEKELGWLLYEGHEGRGYAAEAAVALRDWAFETLNLPTLVSYVSPQNRKSAAVAERIGGTLDPLAPRSDPEDLVYRYHQVKTA
- a CDS encoding alpha/beta hydrolase family protein, with product MRLFLLTAIVVLSTLRAAMADGAIGFKQTELPVDAGGHALTISLWYPAASSGKTETVGENAAIYGLEVQPAAPFLAGSHPVVLISHGFGGSWRNLNWIAGVLVQQGYVVAAPDHNGESFTEANATEIVPLWERPRDISRTLTALLDRDDLAGRIDSQRIAVIGHSLGGWTAMELAGARYSADLALKDCNTEKLPPQCKAPRLLGKVGIVGGGKADPRLSMDWRDARIRAVIALDLGPAAGFLPETLEQVKVPVLVLAAGVETPEIAAIKADSKYIAGYLPKATRVYREIPDASHFSFMQICKPNGEKIVEELSPGEGFVCRNGGGRDRAALHAEIADAILGFLKAEMR
- a CDS encoding GNAT family N-acetyltransferase; translation: MTRLATARLVLRPHAISDEALYCAFWAAAVRPIEGVTSIAPLDPELAFARLLRFIGHWSVFGFGPFVVEELATGRIVGEVGFAHMRRGNGADFDGVPEAMWKIDGQLTGRGVATEAVEAATRWFDESGTSQRTVCMIDALNTPSLAIATRFGFHPFREMMFRNNPVRLFERVRGK
- the chpT gene encoding histidine phosphotransferase ChpT, which translates into the protein MTSKLNITLSGPDLAALLCSRVCHDVISPVGAINNGLELLDEGGTDDDALDLIRTSALNASVRLKFARLAFGASGSAGASIDTGEAEKAAQDFAAAEKKAEVSWSGPRAIVPKNRVKLLLNLFLVAYGAIPRGGNVDVLLENPEGDARFEIAVKGRMMRVPAKFVEIYEGRLEEAVDAHSVQPYYTLLLAEEANMTVEYKVHDDRIVFTAKTVAE
- a CDS encoding DUF1134 domain-containing protein translates to MTMRLTKTRTIARLGLGKIVALLASLLMWVTPAFAQTSDQYSIQEVVDAGHGFFGETTGGLAKVVERAFQQYGLPNGYILGQEGSGAFVAGLTYGEGTLYTKNAGQHPVFWQGPSLGLDYGGQGTRAMMLVYNLPSVDALYRRYGGVSGSAFIVAGVGMTYLKSSDVTLAPIRTGIGARLGINVGYLKLTQQPTWNPF